In Pseudomonadota bacterium, the DNA window GCTTGCGCTTTCTTCAACAGCAGTGGGGATACAGATTTTATCTGATAAGGGTGATCTGGCTGCACGATTTGGACGGGTTACCTTTTCGGTATTGTTGTTTCAGGACTTAGCGGTTGTGGTGTTGTTGGTGATGTTGACAACTCTAGGCCAAGAAGGAGTGCACGTGGTGCATGAGCTGGGGTATGCTGGACTAAAAGCTATTTGTGCCTTGCTCGTCATCTTGGCTGCCGGGCGATTGGTGTTGCGTCCTCTATATCGCACGGTTGCCAGTATCGATAATCCTGAGCTTTTCATTGCTGTAACTCTATTGGTGGTCCTGATGACCGGTGTTGTGACCGCTTTTGTAGGATTGCCTATGGAGCTCGGGGCCTTTTTAGCCGGCATGCTGCTTTCAGAAACAGAATATCGCCATCAAGTCGAAGCAGACATTCACCCTTTTCGTGGCTTGCTTTTAGGACTATTTTTCATGAGTGTGGGGATGTCCATTGATTTACAAGCCGTTTGGAGCAACGCAATTTGGGTAGCGGTAACCTTGTGTTCGTTATTGGTTGTGAAAACGTTTTTGGTTCTTGTCTTAGGGCGGGTTTTTTCCCTACCATTTATGACGTCTCTGCGAACCAGTTTACTGTTGGCCGGGGCTGGTGAGTTTGTGTTTGTTCTGTTTGCTCTGGCAATGGAGCAAGGGCTTGTTCCCCTTATGGTCGGTCAGTTTTTGTTTGTGGTAGCAGCACTATCAATGGGGTTGACGCCACTGCTTGATCGTATAGGTAAACTTTTAGAGGACAAATATAGCCAAAAAAAGGGAGATGTGGCTATTAGATCAGCGCTGGAAGAGCTAGATGACCTTAGAAACCATGTCATTATCGCTGGATTTGGAAGGCTTGGGAAATTAGTTGGGCGCCTGTTGGCAGAGCGGATGGTGCCATTTGTAGCCATTGATAAGGACATGAAAATCGTGAATGAAGGACGTGCCAAAGGCATGCCAGTTTTTTATGGGGACGCTCGCCGAACGCCGATGCTACGAGCTTTGGGAGCAGATCGCGCTAAAACCATTGTGGTGTGCCTCAATAACACCAATATGGCTTTAAGGACGGCCTTGATGATTCGGCGTCACTTTAAGCAAGCCGGTGTTTGTGTGCGTTTGCGTGATGAAACCCACAAGGCAACTTTAACGAAAGCAGGGATTGCTGTCGTCATGCCGGAAAATTTGGAGCCAAGCCTTCAGGTCGCAGGATCGGTACTCTCATCTTTGGGTAATTCCGAAGTTGAGGTTGAGCAAGCCATTGAAGCGTTTAGAAGGACCTTAACAACAGTTACGGTTCCTGAAAATCCTAACCCTGAGGTTCAGGTGTGAGAATACAGAAGATGCAGAAAATAGCCGGTGCCTAACAAACCACCTGCTATAATTGAGACGAGCAATAAACCATCCACCCTGTCGAGCAAACCGCCGTGTCCTGGAATCAATTGGCTGGTATCTTTCACATCGAGTCTGCGCTTGACCCAAGATTCCATTAAATCTCCAATTTGGGCAGTGATGGATAGGCTAATTTGTAAAAAAATGATTTGGATCAGAAACCACCAGGGGGCTTCCCAAAAAATACCACGAACAATACAGAAAAAAACATCTGCAAAAGGGCCTGAAGTAATCTTGAGCGGTAATAAATTGAAAAGAAATAAAGGCAGACCAACCAAAATTGTACACACAATTCCCCCCACACTTCCCGACCAGGTTTTGTTGGGACTTATGCTTGGTGCCAATTTAGGTCCTTGAAAAAATTTACCTACAAAGTAAGCGCCAGTGTCACTTGCAGCAACGGTGCAAATAAGGTAGAGCTGCCACAACCAATTGGTGCCTTTACCAACAAACCAAAAACCAGAGCAGCCTAACACAATATAAGCTGACCCAGCAGTTGCCCAAATCCACTTTTGTGTGGAGGGGCGAGCAGCTTGATAACAAACGTAATTCCATTCTCCCAGCAGAATAGCTGTGATGCAAAGAATAAACAAATTACGGTAGATTGATCCAGACCACAGCAACAACAATACCACGGGAAACATGACGCTAGCAGAAATGACACGTTTTAACATTTCAGTTAGCCCGCACCACCAAAGCGACGAGCCCGACTCTGGAACTCTTCGATTGCTGTAGTTAGATGGGTTTCATCAAAATCCGGCCAATGCACGTTAAGAAACACCATTTCCGTATACGACAACTGCCACAGCAAGAAATTGCTCAGACGCTGCTCGGAGCTGGTGCGTATTAAAAGATCTGGATCAGGAATATCATGGGTGTAGAGTGCATTGCTGATCATGGACTCAGTGATGTCTTCAGGATTAAGGATGCCGTGTTTGACTTGCGTGGCAAGTTTGCGGGTTGCTGAAGTCAGGTCATCTCTTGCTCCATAATCAATAGCAATGACAAGGTGAAACGCCTGATTCGATTGGGTTAGGTCTTCAGCATGTTGCATCAGCTTGACCAAATCAGGAGAAAGCTTTGAACGCCGGCCAATAAAACGTACCCGAACACCATTTTGATGCAACTCAGCCAGTTCACTTTGCAACACTTGGCGGAACAATGCCATCAGTCCTTTAATTTCGATTGAGGGGCGATTCCAATTCTCATTTGAAAACGCATAGACGGTTAAATACTGAATGCCAAGTTTTTGCGTAGCTTGCAAAGTTTTTCTTAAAGCCACCTTACCGCGCCGGTGTCCTTCAAGACGTGGCAACCCCCTTTGTTTAGCCCAACGGCCATTGCCGTCCATGATAATAGCCACATGTTTGGGAAGAGTGGCGTTTCCATGGCAATGTTCATCAAGAGCTGAGTAAGCTGAAGAGGTGAACAAAGAGGTTGAGGTCATTAAACTTTAAGGATATCCTGCTCTTTGGCCGCCAGGATTTCATCAATTTTGTGCACAAATTCATCAGTGATATCTTGCACCTTGTGTGAGGCGCGATGGTGCTCGTCTTCCGAAAGCTCTCCATCTTTTTCTTGTTTTTTAAGATTTTCCATGCCATCACGTCGAACGTTTCGAATAGCAACACGTGCCGACTCAGCGTATTTACGGGCAACTTTTTGTAATTCGATGCGGCGTTCTTCCGTAAGCTCCGGCAAACTGATGCGAAGTGTTTGCCCATCAACAGTGGGATTAAGCCCCAGTCCTGCATCACTGATGGCTTTTTCAACAGCTTTCACCATGCCTTGATCCCAAACTTGAACCGACAACAGCCGTGCTTCGGGGACGGTTACTGAACTAACCTGATTGAGAGGCATTTTACTACCATAAGCATCAACAGTAATAGGCTCTAACAGAGCCGTTGAGGCACGGCCAGTACGCAAACCATTGAATTCATGACCGAGTACTTCAAGAGCACCTTCCATACGTCGCTTTAGATCATTAATTAGTTTGTCTGCCATGGTGTGGGCTCCTTTCTCAATGGCTTGCAAAACTTGAATATCACTTTGCCTGGATTTTCCTCTCCGGTAAAGCCCTAATCTGCATCTGCTACAACCCTAGAAAAATCACCTTCCCCATTCAGTGCTCGAATCATATTGCCTGACTCTTTCATTGAAAAAACCAGGATAGGAATCTTATTTTCTCGAGCTAAGGCAATAGCTGTTGCGTCCATAACCTGGAGTCGATCTTCAAGCACCCTTGAGTAGGAGATCTCGTTGTAATGCCGCGCACTGGGATCTTTTAAAGGATCTGCAGAAAAAATACCACCAACCTGTGTACCCTTTAATAAAACATCGCAATTCATTTCAGATGCCCGCAAGGCCGCTGCCGTATCGGTTGTAAAATAGGGATGCCCGGAGCCTGCTGCAAAAATGACAACGCGTCCCTTTTCTAGATGACGCAGAGCCCGTTGTCTAATGTAGGTTTCACATACAGTTTGCATGGGAATGGCAGACATCACTCTGGCTTTTATGTCTTGATGTTCGAGCGCATTTTGCAGCGCAAGAGCATTCATCACTGTGGCCAACATTCCCATATAATCAGCCGTGGAACGATCAATACCTTGGTTTGCACCATTGATGCCACGAAAGATATTGCCTGCACCAACCACCAGACAAATCTGTGCTCCCTGGACATGAACTTGCGAGATATCCTTTGCAATGCGGGTAAGGGCATCTGGAGCAACACCAAATGCCTGCCCCCCCATCAACCGCTCCCCAGAAAGTTTCAATAAAATCCGCCTATAGGGGGGAGAAGAAGATGGAGTGCGATCTGACATACTGCTTGTGTGCCGCCCCTTAAGAAGACAGTTGTGCAGCCACTTCTTCTGCAAAATCGGTTGATTTTTTCTCAATACCTTCACCCAAACCAAAACGAACAAAACCTTTCAAAGTTATAGGGGCACCGACCTCTTTTTCACTGTCTTGCACAACTTGCCTGATCTTACGTTCATTATCGACCACATAGACTTGTTCCAACAGGACGACCTGTTCATAAAACTTGCGCAGCCGACCTTCAACCATTTTCTCAATGATGTTGTCAGGACGACCAGAGGCTTTGGCTTGCTCGGTCAAAACGTTGCGCTCATTTTCAATTAGCTGCGGATCTAGACCATCGACATCCAGAGCCTGAGGATGCGTGGCTGCAATGTGCATAGCAATATTACGTCCCACAGATTCTAGCTTAGTTTTATCACCACTGGACTCAAGGGCAACCAAAACACCGATACGCCCCAACCCAGAGGCAACTGTGCCGTGTATATAGCTGGCAACAACTCCTGTGCTGACCTGTAGGGTATGGCAGCGCCTAAGCACCATATTTTCCCCAACGGTAGCAATCAGATGAGTTATTTCATCCGAGATAGAGCGACCTGATTCTGGATCAGTCATCGCATTGAGTTGGTCAATACTGCTGTTGCTGCTGATTGAAAGGGCAGCAGCTTTTCGGACAAAATTTTGGAATGTTTCATTGCGTCCGACAAAATCGGTTTCAGCATTGACTTCAACAACTGCCCCAACTCCATCTTCTACATGAACACCCACAAGACCTTCAGCCGCAGAACGTCCAGCTTTTTTAGCGGCCGCCGCCAGTCCTTTTGTCCTTAGCCAATCTATTGCAGCTTCAATATCTCCGCCTGCTTCTGTGAGAGCTTTTTTGCAGTCCATCATTCCAGCACCACTACGTTCGCGCAGTTGGCGAATAAGATCAGTTGTGATTGTAGTCATCAAATCTTTCCTTAAATTAATTAATGTTTCATTAGTACCAATTCTTACAAATTTTAGCGCTAAGAACAAGGAATTTCTTGCTGTTGCTGCTGTTATGAGAGAAAAAAATTCTCATTTTAACGGATTATGTGGGAATTGATTGTGGTCGATAAATTGAGGAGCACACTTCAGTATACTCCCGTGAAATCAAAACCTCTAGTTTAATGATAGCTGCCAGCTTGCATTTTACAAGTGTAAATGAGCACTTCTCGCTATCAGGAAACAGAGGTTTTGATTTCACTTCGGTATATCAACCATTTACTAAATTTTAATATCCACGTCCTACTATTAGTAGAAAGTAAAATTTTAAATAAATGCGAGCAATCATGAAATCAAATACTCTTTCCCTTATTCTCCCTTTGGTCGTTGCAGTTAGTTTGACGAGCGCCTTGAATAGCCAAGTTGTTGAACCTGTAGCTCCACAACCAACAACAGAAGGTGACAAAAGTTCTGCATCTATCGTAGCTGAAGTCGAGGAAAGTGATCCTGGAATCGTTCAGGCTGCCTATGATGTTGCATATGAAAAAATGATCCAAGACTCTGCGGAGGATCTTACG includes these proteins:
- a CDS encoding isoprenyl transferase; protein product: MTSTSLFTSSAYSALDEHCHGNATLPKHVAIIMDGNGRWAKQRGLPRLEGHRRGKVALRKTLQATQKLGIQYLTVYAFSNENWNRPSIEIKGLMALFRQVLQSELAELHQNGVRVRFIGRRSKLSPDLVKLMQHAEDLTQSNQAFHLVIAIDYGARDDLTSATRKLATQVKHGILNPEDITESMISNALYTHDIPDPDLLIRTSSEQRLSNFLLWQLSYTEMVFLNVHWPDFDETHLTTAIEEFQSRARRFGGAG
- the tsf gene encoding translation elongation factor Ts → MTTITTDLIRQLRERSGAGMMDCKKALTEAGGDIEAAIDWLRTKGLAAAAKKAGRSAAEGLVGVHVEDGVGAVVEVNAETDFVGRNETFQNFVRKAAALSISSNSSIDQLNAMTDPESGRSISDEITHLIATVGENMVLRRCHTLQVSTGVVASYIHGTVASGLGRIGVLVALESSGDKTKLESVGRNIAMHIAATHPQALDVDGLDPQLIENERNVLTEQAKASGRPDNIIEKMVEGRLRKFYEQVVLLEQVYVVDNERKIRQVVQDSEKEVGAPITLKGFVRFGLGEGIEKKSTDFAEEVAAQLSS
- the pyrH gene encoding UMP kinase, whose product is MSDRTPSSSPPYRRILLKLSGERLMGGQAFGVAPDALTRIAKDISQVHVQGAQICLVVGAGNIFRGINGANQGIDRSTADYMGMLATVMNALALQNALEHQDIKARVMSAIPMQTVCETYIRQRALRHLEKGRVVIFAAGSGHPYFTTDTAAALRASEMNCDVLLKGTQVGGIFSADPLKDPSARHYNEISYSRVLEDRLQVMDATAIALARENKIPILVFSMKESGNMIRALNGEGDFSRVVADAD
- the frr gene encoding ribosome recycling factor yields the protein MADKLINDLKRRMEGALEVLGHEFNGLRTGRASTALLEPITVDAYGSKMPLNQVSSVTVPEARLLSVQVWDQGMVKAVEKAISDAGLGLNPTVDGQTLRISLPELTEERRIELQKVARKYAESARVAIRNVRRDGMENLKKQEKDGELSEDEHHRASHKVQDITDEFVHKIDEILAAKEQDILKV
- a CDS encoding cation:proton antiporter, with amino-acid sequence LALSSTAVGIQILSDKGDLAARFGRVTFSVLLFQDLAVVVLLVMLTTLGQEGVHVVHELGYAGLKAICALLVILAAGRLVLRPLYRTVASIDNPELFIAVTLLVVLMTGVVTAFVGLPMELGAFLAGMLLSETEYRHQVEADIHPFRGLLLGLFFMSVGMSIDLQAVWSNAIWVAVTLCSLLVVKTFLVLVLGRVFSLPFMTSLRTSLLLAGAGEFVFVLFALAMEQGLVPLMVGQFLFVVAALSMGLTPLLDRIGKLLEDKYSQKKGDVAIRSALEELDDLRNHVIIAGFGRLGKLVGRLLAERMVPFVAIDKDMKIVNEGRAKGMPVFYGDARRTPMLRALGADRAKTIVVCLNNTNMALRTALMIRRHFKQAGVCVRLRDETHKATLTKAGIAVVMPENLEPSLQVAGSVLSSLGNSEVEVEQAIEAFRRTLTTVTVPENPNPEVQV
- a CDS encoding phosphatidate cytidylyltransferase, translated to MLKRVISASVMFPVVLLLLWSGSIYRNLFILCITAILLGEWNYVCYQAARPSTQKWIWATAGSAYIVLGCSGFWFVGKGTNWLWQLYLICTVAASDTGAYFVGKFFQGPKLAPSISPNKTWSGSVGGIVCTILVGLPLFLFNLLPLKITSGPFADVFFCIVRGIFWEAPWWFLIQIIFLQISLSITAQIGDLMESWVKRRLDVKDTSQLIPGHGGLLDRVDGLLLVSIIAGGLLGTGYFLHLLYSHT